The following is a genomic window from Maniola hyperantus chromosome 15, iAphHyp1.2, whole genome shotgun sequence.
GCGGTCTGAAAACATTAAAGTTTACCCAATCCCGTAAAGATCTGATCCACGCCCGTACCTGAACGCCACCTCTctgtctttttctctttacgtGGGTACTGGGTATTTGAAGAAAGTTAGAAAGTACCCATGGGTCTACTCTGgtctcagaacaaatacctaatCTGTGACTGGTGATTAGGCTGGCCGGCAGCGACCTCACTATACGATCGATGATAATATAAAATGCTACGGCCTACTGACAAGTTACAAAGCTAGGAGGAGACATGGCGCTTTCGTCCGATTCAAAATGTTCTGGGAAGACTGCAATCTTCCCAGGACATTTtgattaagtatttaaattcaACAAACTTCTAGaaaaatgtaagtaaataaatcacGTAAAAAATGGAACACTTCAATCCTCTCTGGCCCTACCATCAGATGAACTAAGAGTTCAAGTTCTTTAGCAAAGGGCAcgttatttattacaaaacatCTCACCTTTGTGTTTCAAGAAGGACAACTGGGGTTTCAGATGTCTCCAAGTAAACGCGTTCGCCTGGTCTTTTAGTTTGGTGAATCTCTGCATAAATAAATCGGTAGTTAGGCAAGTATTAAtgtaattaggtatatttacctacacgggaaataatattattaggtacctatattatttgttTAATCTATAAACttagattttatattaaaatagatAGTGATATTTTTcgttgtaaataaataactcaTGATTATGAACTCACCAAGAAGAGGTTCCGGCGCAGACTCGACCTCAGACTGGTTGACGGCAACCAGTCTCACAATTGGTCGATTATCAGCGTTGCCACCGCCAGATCGTCTCATCATCGTCGGTTCTGTCGTGGACCTGGAGGTCACTGTCAATAAAAACATTGTTTAAAGTTAACTGTCACGTACCTATACGTAGGTACGTGACAGGCcgagatgacaatcgaggtgggaaagccccgcacaccctccgcgctaatccggtgcgggcgagcacggggcctcgtaccccgattgtcatctcgacctgtcgcgtactataggtaccctgaattaaaatgtattcaaaaatactttaggGACCTGTTAGGTACAGGTCcctaaagtatttttgaataggTCTAGGTTTTAGCAGTTTATTTCATATCAGGTAGCCTAACGTCCACTTTGCCGATTGGAATAGTTAATTCCCTATATGACgccttaggtttttaaaaatcccattagaattttgattttctgggggTAAAAAGTCTTATCTTCGTCGACGGGATGTCAGCTAGGTACTTTTGtgccgtcaaaatcggttaagcggttgACCCGTGAGAAGGTAACTAATAGACAGATCCTACTTTctcatttctaatattagtgtggatagtATAAACTCAGAAATGGcgttcattatttttaaatgaatcaattgtacatacagtaggtacctaatatgggAGGCAAGAAACTGCGATCGATTCGGCGAATCTAATGGGCTTTTGCACTTACTTGCAAAAGAAGCAAGTTCTTTTTGAGCATAATGATATCCAACTGATATGCCGTACACCATCAGTATGATGATTGTAAACATCATTAACATGAGCAGGAAAGCGCAGCAAGTCCATGTTAGCACTctaaagtaaaaagaaaaactcatCAAATATTTgtctatttgtttatttataacaCAAAACCTTTGGATCGATTCAGATTAAACTATgctctaaaaatataattattatgactacAATACTGCTTCAATTTTGATCAAAATTGGTCCAATAGAAAGAGCTACTGAAAAGCTATTCCAcaaaattttatataagtacctagttacctacttgaATAAACTATTTATGGAATTTTACTACGTAAGTAGCTGTATATGAATCAACGCTAAAAACGTATCAGTTAAAATATACGTAATATAATAGTACGTAAGTcctaaaatcaaaaatttttcATGTAAGATGTATTCAAGGGTATAAAGATAAAATGTAACATCTTACCTCTCAACGCAGAATACTATAGAACAAAATACTGATTGTAGTAAGCCCATATTTTGCTACTTTGTAAATctggaaaaattaaatataatgatTTCCACTTCCTAAGTTCAGGACCTTTTGAAGACATCTTCATTTTTTGACCCAGTGGTCTCTTACATTGACAAAAGGCAACGTCGTGTACCTGTTCGTAGAGGTGCCCCGTTACTTTTTGATTATCACAGTATTTAGGC
Proteins encoded in this region:
- the LOC117988816 gene encoding uncharacterized protein, with product MGLLQSVFCSIVFCVERVLTWTCCAFLLMLMMFTIIILMVYGISVGYHYAQKELASFAMTSRSTTEPTMMRRSGGGNADNRPIVRLVAVNQSEVESAPEPLLEIHQTKRPGERVYLETSETPVVLLETQRPPREPELSPHERELTRRLIGRFRRSRNTTSTSIPFLRPLNSTERPIPAAA